In the genome of Acidobacteriota bacterium, one region contains:
- the ligD gene encoding DNA ligase D, whose translation MPPRTAVPWADDPSTVRPMLASTAPAGAPPTLESPRLVYEPKYDGMRVLVHVEPGHPSADVRLWSRLGHDKTTQFPDLVRDLKRFARSLRRGALLDGEIVALDEDGEPVGFQRLQRRIHLTGAADVERAASTQPVALVLFDVLRDGVDDLRRLPLSDRRARLETIVGNAGSEQVRLAEQSAGDGRRLHDRAVTLGLEGLIAKDSASTYESGRRSRAWVKLKLPRRQEFVVGGWTEPRGTRRHFGSLLLGYYEGAGRARRLVYAGPVGSGFTERDLDRFAERLSERETARSPFTSAPNPPERPHWTTPDLVVEVKFTEWTDEGVLRHPVFVGERDDIDPRSVRREAAAGGEDAGRPAHPSGRAPAASASAPQRRPRLAPRGPVAAPDGSIVAARVTDRAAMGISPGDRPPAVDPVLGLVIEQLDTLERARRNGPVVLPDGSRLDVTNLAKVFWPERALTKGDLLRYYARVSPLLLPNVADRPLVMKRLPNGVAGKSFYQQRAPDDVPPGVRVEVAAAEAEGETPRLVGGTLLTLLYMTQLATISQDPWFSRVDEPGVAREAALDLDPMPGVTFEQVVDVARWIHDELETLGVPAVAKTSGASGLHVYLPLAPATPYQAGQLFCQLVATLVATKHPKQATVERAVGRRGRTVYIDYLQNIEGKTLATAYSARGNAFAGVSTPLSWDEVTRGLRPEDFTIETAPARFAERGDLWAPLHGRHRLDLRAALDRAQGKLL comes from the coding sequence ATGCCACCCCGCACGGCCGTGCCCTGGGCCGACGACCCGTCGACCGTCCGGCCGATGCTGGCCTCGACCGCGCCGGCCGGGGCGCCGCCGACGCTCGAGAGTCCGCGCCTTGTCTACGAGCCGAAATACGACGGCATGCGCGTGCTGGTTCACGTCGAACCCGGCCACCCGTCGGCCGACGTCCGGCTGTGGTCGCGGCTCGGCCACGACAAGACCACGCAGTTTCCCGACCTCGTCCGCGACCTCAAGCGGTTCGCCCGCAGCCTCAGACGCGGAGCCCTGCTCGACGGCGAGATCGTCGCCCTCGATGAAGATGGCGAACCGGTGGGCTTCCAGCGCCTCCAGCGGCGCATCCACCTCACGGGAGCCGCGGACGTCGAGCGCGCCGCCTCCACGCAGCCGGTCGCGCTCGTGCTGTTCGACGTGCTCCGCGACGGGGTCGACGACCTGAGGCGCCTGCCGCTCAGCGACCGGCGCGCGCGCCTGGAGACGATCGTCGGCAACGCCGGGTCGGAACAGGTGCGGCTGGCCGAGCAGTCGGCGGGCGACGGCCGGCGGCTCCACGACCGAGCCGTCACGCTCGGCCTCGAGGGGCTCATCGCCAAGGACAGCGCCTCGACCTACGAGAGCGGCCGGCGGAGCAGGGCCTGGGTCAAGCTGAAGCTGCCCCGCCGGCAGGAGTTCGTCGTCGGGGGGTGGACCGAGCCGCGCGGCACGCGCCGGCACTTCGGCTCGCTGCTGCTCGGCTATTACGAAGGCGCGGGTCGGGCCCGGCGGCTCGTGTACGCCGGGCCCGTCGGGTCGGGGTTCACCGAACGCGATCTCGACCGGTTCGCCGAGCGGCTCTCCGAACGGGAGACGGCCCGTTCGCCGTTCACCTCGGCGCCGAACCCTCCGGAGCGGCCCCACTGGACGACCCCCGACCTCGTCGTCGAGGTGAAGTTCACCGAATGGACCGATGAAGGGGTGCTCAGGCACCCGGTGTTCGTGGGCGAGCGCGACGACATCGACCCGCGTTCGGTGCGACGCGAAGCGGCAGCCGGCGGTGAGGATGCCGGCCGTCCCGCCCACCCCTCCGGTCGTGCGCCGGCGGCATCGGCCTCGGCGCCGCAGCGGAGGCCTCGGTTGGCGCCGCGGGGCCCGGTCGCGGCGCCCGACGGCAGCATCGTCGCCGCGCGGGTCACCGACCGGGCGGCGATGGGCATCAGCCCTGGCGATCGGCCACCTGCAGTCGACCCGGTGCTGGGCCTCGTCATCGAGCAACTCGACACGCTCGAGCGGGCCCGCCGGAACGGGCCTGTCGTCCTGCCCGACGGCAGCCGTCTCGACGTCACGAACCTCGCGAAGGTCTTCTGGCCCGAGCGCGCCCTGACCAAGGGCGATCTCCTGCGCTACTACGCGCGCGTCTCGCCGCTGCTGCTGCCGAACGTCGCCGACCGCCCGCTCGTGATGAAGCGGCTGCCGAACGGCGTGGCCGGGAAGAGCTTCTACCAGCAGCGCGCGCCGGACGACGTCCCGCCAGGCGTGCGGGTGGAGGTGGCCGCGGCCGAGGCGGAGGGCGAGACGCCGCGCCTCGTCGGCGGGACGCTGCTCACGCTGCTCTACATGACGCAGCTCGCCACGATCTCGCAGGACCCGTGGTTCTCGCGCGTCGATGAGCCCGGGGTGGCCCGCGAGGCGGCACTCGACCTCGACCCGATGCCCGGCGTGACCTTCGAGCAGGTCGTGGACGTGGCGCGCTGGATACACGACGAGCTCGAGACGCTCGGCGTGCCGGCGGTGGCGAAGACCTCTGGCGCGTCGGGCCTGCACGTCTATCTGCCGCTCGCGCCCGCCACGCCCTACCAGGCCGGACAGCTCTTCTGCCAGCTCGTGGCCACGCTCGTCGCCACGAAGCACCCGAAGCAGGCGACCGTCGAGCGCGCCGTGGGCCGCCGGGGCCGGACGGTCTACATCGACTACCTGCAGAACATCGAGGGCAAGACACTCGCCACGGCCTACAGCGCCCGCGGCAACGCGTTTGCGGGCGTGTCGACGCCGCTCTCGTGGGACGAGGTGACGCGGGGGCTGCGCCCCGAGGACTTCACGATCGAGACCGCACCCGCACGGTTCGCGGAACGCGGCGACCTCTGGGCCCCTCTCCACGGCCGGCACCGGCTCGACCTCAGGGCGGCCCTCGACCGAGCCCAGGGCAAGCTGCTGTAG